A section of the Pristiophorus japonicus isolate sPriJap1 chromosome 4, sPriJap1.hap1, whole genome shotgun sequence genome encodes:
- the rars1 gene encoding arginine--tRNA ligase, cytoplasmic isoform X2: MASLMDEYGARMKEQSLQEEESKAGTSMININQHLQNIFSVAIKVTYPHFENLPLAVTPSQHPKFGDYQCNSAMAISQLLKAKGEKINPKEIAQKIINNIPKNDIIEKVEIAGPGFVNVDLKKEFVSKLLTDLLVNGVQPPPVGPKKKVVVDFSSPNIAKEMHVGHLRSTIIGDSMCRLFEFVGYDVLRLNHVGDWGTQFGMLIAHLQDRFPDYLIVSPPIGDLQAFYKESKKRFDEDEAFKKRAYECVVQLQSHNPEIIKAWNMICDVSRKEFQKIYEHLDIKLIERGESYYQNMMNDVVKLFEDKGLVQLDEGRKIVFPPGCSVPLTVVKSDGGYTYDTSDLAALRQRIFDEKADIIIYVVDNGQSVHFQTIFAAAQMIGWYDPKEIRVEHAGFGVVLGEDKKKFKTRSGETVRLADLLEEGLKRSMDKLLEKEREKVLTPDELKAAKEAVAFGCIKYADLSHNRTNDYVFSFDKMLDDRGNTAAYLLYAFTRIRSITRLANIDDATLRKAAAETAILLNHEKEWKLGKCILRFPEILHKILDDLYLHTLCDYLFELATTFTEFYDTCYCVEKDRQTGEVVKVNMWRMLLCDATAAVMAKGFAILGLKPVQRM; encoded by the exons AGTCTACAAGAAGAAGAGAGCAAAGCAGGAACCAGCATGATAAACATCAACCAACATCTACAGAACATTTTCAGTGTTGCCATCAAGGTTACCTATCCACATTTTGAAAACCTGCCATTAGCAGTCACACCAAGCCAGCATCCAAAATTTGGAGATTATCAATGCAACAGTGCCATGGCAATATCTCAG CTATTGAAAGCCAAAGGAGAGAAGATTAATCCCAAAGAGATTGCCCAGAAAATTATCAATAACATTCCAAAAAATGATATAATTGAAAAGGTTGAAATTGCTGGACCAG GTTTTGTCAATGTTGATCTCAAAAAGGAATTTGTCTCCAAGCTGCTGACAGACCTCCTTGTAAATGGAGTTCAGCCTCCGCCAGTAGGACCAAAGAAGAAG GTAGTGGTAGATTTCTCCTCTCCCAATATTGCTAAAGAGATGCATGTGGGCCATCTGCGATCGACCATCATTGGAGACAGCATGTGCCGCTTGTTTGAGTTTGTGGGTTATGACGTTTTAAG GTTAAATCATGTTGGTGACTGGGGCACACAATTTGGTATGTTGATTGCTCACTTGCAGGACAGGTTCCCAGACTACCTGATCGTTTCCCCTCCGATTGGAGATCTTCAAGCCTTCTATAAA GAATCCAAAAAGAGATTTGATGAGGATGAAGCCTTTAAGAAGCGGGCATACGAGTGCGTGGTGCAACTACAGAgccacaatccagagattattaaggCCTGGAATATGATCTGCGATGTTTCTCGGAAGG aatTTCAGAAAATCTATGAGCATCTGGATATAAAGCTGATTGAAAGGGGAGAATCGTACTACCAAAACATGATGAATGACGTTGTAAAATTGTTTGAGGATAAAG GTCTGGTCCAGCTTGACGAAGGTCGAAAGATTGTTTTCCCACCAGGATGTTCAGTGCCCCTGACAGTAGTAAAATCAGATGGAGGCTATACATACGACACATCCGACTTAGCGGCTCTTCGACAAAGGATTTTTGATGAGAAGGCTGATATAATTATTTATGTTGTGGATAATGGGCAG AGTGTCCACTTCCAGACGATCTTTGCTGCAGCTCAGATGATTGGCTGGTATGACCCCAAGGAGATCAGAGTGGAACATGCTGGGTTTGGTGTGGTGCTAGGTGAAGATAA AAAGAAGTTCAAAACTAGATCAGGTGAAACTGTGCGATTGGCTGACCTACTGGAAGAGGGTCTGAAAAGGTCAATGGATAAACTTTtggagaaggagcgagagaag GTTTTGACACCTGATGAGCTTAAGGCAGCAAAAGAGGCTGTTGCATTTGGCTGTATTAAGTATGCTGACCTTTCTCACAATAGGACCAATGACTACGTCTTCTCCTTCGACAAGATGTTGGATGACAGGGGGAACACAGCAGCCTATTTGCTGTACGCTTTCACTCGAATCAG GTCCATAACTCGACTCGCAAACATCGATGATGCAACTCTGCGgaaagcagctgcagaaacagccaTCCTGCTGAATCATGAGAAGGAATGGAAGTTGGGTAAATGCATTCTACGATTCCCAGAAATCCTTCACAAAATCCTGGATGACTTATACCTGCATACTCTGTGCGACTACCTCTTTGAACTGGCCACAACCTTCACAGAGTTCTACGACACCTGTTACTGTGTAGAGAAGGACAGGCAGACAG